In a single window of the Papaver somniferum cultivar HN1 chromosome 8, ASM357369v1, whole genome shotgun sequence genome:
- the LOC113305553 gene encoding dual specificity protein kinase shkD-like, producing MVELRSGSATNPGNTSAETVPVANTPPSGINMPPTNPSSTESAPSGITPPITRARVAATPNASTPPTNTINTESAHSGVTSPVTKARAAAAAPNVSSSMASPTITRTTVTPLSGRETGGARGGRP from the coding sequence ATGGTAGAACTTAGATCCGGGTCAGCAACGAACCCTGGGAACACCAGCGCGGAAACCGTCCCTGTTGCTAACACTCCTCCCAGCGGCATTAACATGCCGCCTACTAATCCCAGCAGCAcggaaagcgctccttcaggcaTTACACCGCCAATCACTAGGGCCAGAGTTGCTGCCACCCCTAACGCTTCTACGCCGCCTACCAATACCATTAACACAGAAAGTGCTCATTCAGGTGTTACATCACCAGTCACCAAGGCCAGAGCTGCTGCTGCCGCCCCTAATGTTTCGTCGAGTATGGCATCTCCGACCATCACTAGGACTACAGTTACTCCACTatcaggacgagaaaccggaggagcTAGAGGAGGCCGCCCCTAG